The following are encoded in a window of Roseivirga misakiensis genomic DNA:
- a CDS encoding M1 family aminopeptidase yields MIKKNFLTLLLILILVACGSKEEVIEIEKGVSLELANYRKEVLSIVNYKLEFRVPRDFNQRIQALEDLSFNLSDNTKDLQLDFKESLDHLKGIIVNGVSQDLAIENEHIVLKKENLKKGFNRVELNFFAGESSLNRKEDFLYTLFVPDRARTAFPVFDQPNLKATFELTLDLPEDWSAIANGPIYTATIKDGRKTYEFQKSDLISTYLFSFVAGEFESITRSVAGREMTMLHRETDEEKVKRNIDFIFYLHGASLQWLEQYTGIKYPFKKFDFALIPSFQYGGMEHVGAIQYRASSLFLDEDPSQSRLLGRASLIAHETAHMWFGNLVTMDWFNDVWTKEVFANFMAAKMVNPSFPTIDHELNFLVRHYPSAYGVDRTKGANPIRQYLPNLKEAGQMYGPIIYNKAPIMMRQLEKLVGEDKFQEGMREYLSAFSNRNATWPDLIDILDQKTTTDLKEWSEVWVNTPGRPDFSLSVKKEEQNVVAALYQNDPKSDRVWPQSLKMKLYNLQQQSIKESTINSGGEPFELKMDSNWEFFEALVNSDGMGYGLFPPAYQLVQSRWSALSDLEKGTLIVNLYENLIEPENYGKEGQYTPEQYVGLIKWMVVKEKNQLILNLVLGQLNTVYWNLLTPDQRNRISPDLERTLFHAMNDLTEDPAIKKTFFNAFRNVSISKVNLDRLYNIWKTGPGPIQGLRLSENDKTSLAGQLAIKMPDRAGEIIHEQLTRISNPDRKKRFEFLMPAMSSDVAERDTFFESLKDEKNRETESWVLAGLGFLHHPLRQESSLKYVMPSLELLQEIQITGDIFFPSRWLGQTLGRYNQEEVTEIIDDFLAANPNYSEQLAMKVRQSGDMALRSSQVLKKLSLLQNQ; encoded by the coding sequence ATGATAAAGAAGAATTTCTTAACGCTATTGCTAATACTCATTTTGGTAGCCTGTGGGTCCAAAGAAGAAGTAATCGAGATAGAAAAAGGCGTTTCGCTCGAATTAGCGAACTATAGGAAAGAAGTCCTCTCCATTGTCAATTATAAACTTGAATTTAGAGTTCCCCGAGACTTCAACCAAAGAATTCAAGCGTTAGAAGATCTATCTTTTAATCTTTCTGATAACACTAAAGACCTTCAACTAGATTTCAAAGAAAGCCTTGACCATCTAAAGGGAATAATCGTGAATGGTGTAAGCCAAGATTTGGCTATTGAGAATGAACATATAGTGCTCAAGAAAGAGAATCTAAAAAAAGGGTTCAATAGGGTAGAGCTTAACTTTTTTGCTGGGGAATCTTCGCTGAACAGAAAAGAAGATTTCCTATACACCCTTTTCGTTCCAGATAGAGCTAGAACAGCGTTTCCAGTGTTTGATCAACCGAATTTAAAAGCAACTTTTGAACTTACGCTGGATTTACCAGAAGACTGGTCCGCGATCGCCAATGGACCGATTTATACAGCGACGATCAAGGATGGTAGGAAGACATATGAGTTCCAAAAATCTGATTTAATCAGTACCTATTTATTCTCCTTTGTCGCTGGTGAGTTTGAGTCAATCACCAGAAGTGTAGCAGGTAGAGAAATGACCATGCTGCACCGAGAAACGGATGAAGAAAAAGTGAAAAGAAACATTGATTTTATCTTTTACTTACATGGCGCCTCTTTGCAATGGTTAGAGCAGTATACGGGTATCAAATACCCGTTCAAAAAATTTGATTTCGCTTTAATTCCGAGTTTTCAATACGGTGGAATGGAGCATGTTGGAGCCATCCAATATAGAGCTAGTTCACTTTTCCTAGATGAAGATCCATCGCAGAGCAGATTATTGGGACGTGCAAGCCTCATTGCCCATGAAACTGCCCACATGTGGTTTGGGAATTTGGTGACTATGGATTGGTTTAATGATGTTTGGACCAAAGAAGTATTCGCCAATTTCATGGCTGCGAAAATGGTAAACCCGAGCTTCCCGACAATCGATCATGAATTGAATTTCTTAGTAAGACACTATCCATCGGCTTATGGGGTGGATAGAACGAAAGGGGCCAACCCGATCAGGCAGTATTTACCAAATTTGAAAGAAGCGGGTCAGATGTATGGACCTATCATTTACAACAAAGCCCCGATTATGATGCGTCAACTTGAGAAACTTGTTGGTGAAGATAAATTTCAAGAGGGCATGCGAGAATATTTGTCTGCCTTTTCTAATCGAAATGCGACTTGGCCTGACCTCATCGATATTCTTGATCAAAAGACAACTACTGATCTAAAAGAATGGAGCGAGGTTTGGGTAAATACACCCGGACGACCTGATTTTAGTTTGTCCGTGAAAAAAGAAGAACAAAATGTTGTTGCGGCTTTGTATCAGAATGATCCGAAGAGTGATCGCGTTTGGCCGCAAAGCTTGAAAATGAAGCTCTATAACCTTCAGCAACAATCTATAAAAGAGTCGACCATAAATTCTGGGGGCGAACCTTTTGAATTGAAAATGGACTCAAACTGGGAATTTTTCGAAGCATTGGTCAATTCAGATGGTATGGGTTATGGCCTTTTTCCACCTGCCTATCAGTTGGTGCAATCCAGATGGTCGGCATTATCCGATCTTGAAAAAGGGACGCTTATTGTCAACCTCTATGAGAATTTGATAGAACCTGAAAACTATGGAAAAGAAGGTCAATACACACCAGAACAATATGTAGGTTTGATTAAATGGATGGTAGTCAAAGAAAAAAATCAGTTGATTCTAAATCTCGTTCTAGGTCAATTGAACACTGTTTATTGGAACTTGTTGACACCAGATCAAAGAAACCGAATCTCACCTGATCTCGAAAGAACGCTATTTCATGCGATGAATGATCTTACGGAAGATCCTGCAATTAAAAAGACCTTCTTTAATGCTTTTAGGAACGTGAGTATCAGCAAAGTCAATCTGGATAGACTTTATAACATATGGAAAACTGGGCCTGGACCAATTCAAGGGTTGAGACTTTCGGAAAATGATAAAACCAGCTTAGCTGGTCAACTGGCTATTAAAATGCCAGATCGAGCGGGAGAGATTATACATGAACAATTGACTAGGATTAGCAACCCCGATCGTAAAAAGAGATTTGAGTTTTTAATGCCAGCCATGTCAAGTGATGTGGCAGAAAGAGATACCTTTTTTGAGTCGCTTAAAGACGAGAAAAACCGTGAAACTGAATCATGGGTATTAGCAGGATTAGGCTTTTTACATCATCCGTTGAGGCAAGAGTCTTCTTTGAAGTACGTAATGCCAAGTCTAGAATTACTACAGGAAATTCAGATCACTGGAGATATTTTCTTTCCATCGAGATGGCTTGGACAAACGCTTGGGAGATATAATCAGGAAGAAGTGACTGAAATAATTGATGACTTCTTAGCAGCTAACCCTAATTATAGTGAGCAATTAGCAATGAAGGTGCGTCAGTCAGGAGATATGGCCTTAAGATCAAGTCAAGTCTTGAAAAAACTGAGCTTACTTCAGAATCAGTAG
- the ubiE gene encoding bifunctional demethylmenaquinone methyltransferase/2-methoxy-6-polyprenyl-1,4-benzoquinol methylase UbiE, translated as MAVVPYKEKESGKKEQVAEMFNNISHRYDFLNHFLSLGIDILWRKKAVKLLQADQPKQILDVATGTGDFALEALSLNPDRIVGVDISAGMLEMGKVKMKKKGVDHIIDMQMGDSEKLLFDDNTFDATIVAFGVRNFENLKKGLSDMHRVVKPGGKTVIIEFSRPRRFPMKQLYNFYFKSILPIIGKLISKDQSAYTYLPESVDAFPDGQDFLDILSEVGYKKIECRPLTFGISSIYIGQK; from the coding sequence ATGGCAGTTGTACCCTATAAAGAGAAGGAAAGCGGAAAGAAAGAACAAGTGGCTGAAATGTTCAATAACATCAGCCATCGATACGATTTCCTAAATCATTTTTTAAGTCTCGGTATAGATATACTTTGGAGAAAGAAGGCCGTCAAATTATTGCAAGCCGATCAGCCAAAGCAGATACTTGATGTAGCAACTGGTACAGGAGATTTCGCATTGGAAGCTTTGTCATTAAATCCCGACAGAATTGTTGGTGTTGATATTTCAGCAGGAATGCTGGAAATGGGCAAAGTTAAAATGAAGAAAAAAGGAGTCGATCATATCATCGATATGCAAATGGGGGATAGTGAAAAGCTCCTCTTCGATGACAATACTTTCGATGCCACCATCGTTGCATTTGGAGTAAGGAACTTCGAAAACCTGAAAAAAGGACTCAGCGATATGCATAGAGTCGTAAAACCAGGTGGAAAAACGGTGATTATTGAATTTTCAAGGCCACGTCGGTTTCCAATGAAGCAACTCTACAATTTTTATTTTAAATCGATTCTGCCGATTATTGGAAAACTGATATCTAAGGATCAATCAGCGTACACTTATCTGCCAGAGTCGGTAGACGCCTTTCCAGATGGCCAAGATTTTCTGGATATTCTTAGTGAAGTTGGATATAAGAAGATCGAATGCAGACCTTTGACTTTTGGAATAAGCTCAATTTACATCGGACAAAAATAG
- a CDS encoding SDR family NAD(P)-dependent oxidoreductase, with product MSKIALVTGATSGIGWASALLLAEEGYDLILCGRREERLDELSEKVNTKTLKLAFDVRDRDRVKEAISSIPENWKSIDILINNAGNAHGLSKVQDGNIDDWDAMIDINVKGLLYVTKAIVPGMVERGAGHVVNIGSIAGKEVYPNGNVYCASKHAVDAINNGMRIDLVGTGVKVSQVCPGLVETEFSMVRFKGDEDRSKGVYEGFDALTAHDVADLIRFIVTRPKHVNISDTMILPTAQVASTIVDKN from the coding sequence ATGAGTAAAATTGCATTGGTAACAGGCGCTACTTCCGGTATCGGATGGGCAAGTGCCCTCTTGTTAGCTGAGGAAGGTTACGACCTTATTTTGTGTGGAAGAAGGGAAGAGCGACTGGATGAATTAAGCGAAAAGGTTAATACAAAAACATTAAAACTGGCTTTCGACGTGCGCGATCGTGACCGTGTAAAAGAAGCCATTTCTTCCATTCCCGAAAACTGGAAATCAATTGATATACTCATCAACAATGCTGGTAATGCACATGGGCTTTCAAAGGTCCAAGATGGAAATATCGATGATTGGGATGCCATGATTGATATTAATGTAAAAGGCTTGCTGTACGTCACCAAAGCCATAGTTCCGGGTATGGTCGAAAGAGGGGCTGGCCATGTGGTAAATATTGGTTCTATTGCGGGTAAAGAAGTCTACCCAAACGGAAACGTTTACTGTGCATCAAAACATGCCGTAGACGCCATCAACAATGGAATGAGAATCGATTTAGTCGGGACAGGGGTTAAGGTTTCTCAAGTTTGTCCTGGACTGGTCGAAACTGAGTTTTCAATGGTTCGGTTCAAAGGAGACGAAGATCGTTCTAAAGGAGTTTATGAAGGTTTTGATGCTTTGACGGCTCACGATGTGGCGGATTTGATAAGGTTTATAGTCACGCGCCCAAAACATGTGAATATCAGTGATACCATGATATTGCCTACAGCACAAGTAGCCTCAACAATTGTAGATAAGAACTAG
- the porT gene encoding type IX secretion/gliding motility protein PorT/SprT has product MQTFDFWNKLNLHRTKIVVFTLLIALPFVGAKAQSRKSGVTLHRLESDQKTFKYGFLLGVHTNSYGIQYSDRFDTPAYDQTSAIISQQNTGFDLGFMVNFRLADQLSIRVVPVKIGLYQNAVEYHNVDGSIQEQLIESTRIEPGIFMKYRSIRRNNTRMYLVAGLSGSIRSGREDLVTDEDRLEIRKVNMKFEVGIGIDNYFEFFKFSPEFRYARGLANVMNSQDNFFHNGLRRITTHNFTLYLHFSD; this is encoded by the coding sequence ATGCAGACCTTTGACTTTTGGAATAAGCTCAATTTACATCGGACAAAAATAGTTGTCTTTACCTTACTTATTGCCTTACCCTTCGTAGGAGCAAAAGCCCAAAGCCGAAAGTCTGGTGTTACCCTACACAGGCTAGAAAGTGATCAAAAGACTTTCAAATACGGGTTTTTATTAGGTGTACACACCAATAGCTACGGTATTCAATACTCAGATCGATTTGACACACCTGCGTACGACCAAACCTCTGCAATAATTTCGCAGCAGAATACAGGTTTTGATTTGGGTTTCATGGTAAATTTCAGGTTGGCCGATCAGTTATCGATAAGAGTGGTGCCGGTAAAAATCGGTCTCTACCAAAATGCAGTGGAATACCATAATGTGGATGGTTCTATCCAAGAGCAGCTGATTGAAAGTACGCGAATAGAACCAGGTATCTTCATGAAATATAGAAGCATAAGACGTAATAATACACGTATGTATTTGGTTGCTGGTTTGAGTGGTTCGATCCGATCGGGTCGAGAAGATCTTGTGACAGATGAAGATCGGTTAGAGATCAGAAAAGTAAATATGAAGTTCGAGGTAGGTATAGGAATAGATAACTACTTTGAGTTTTTTAAATTCTCGCCTGAATTTAGATATGCCCGCGGTTTGGCCAACGTTATGAATTCGCAAGACAACTTCTTTCATAATGGGTTGCGGAGAATTACCACCCACAATTTTACTTTATATCTTCATTTCTCCGACTAA